The Pontibacter korlensis sequence TGCTTCGGCCTGACACTCTCCACGTCGGTTATGCCCTGCTGTTCCAGCCAGTGCAGGAACTCCCGCAGGCTGGAAGGTTGGGATTTGCAGCTGGATGGATTATACCCCAGGCGGCGTAAATGTCGGGAGAATTCCCGCACCAGCCTTTGAAATCCAGGTGTATGAAGCGGTAAGTTTTTCATAGGCTATCTCGTTTTTTTGGAACACGGAACACCAGCAACAAAAACAGGGCTGCTTTGCCATACTGGCGCTTTTTGTTACTTTCTGGCGTTCCATCTGGTGTTCCCTGGCGTTCCATCTCTTCTGTTTATGGTCGTAGCTGTATCTGCTAAAGGTTTTCCAGCTGTCTTGATAGGCTGCTCTTAACCCGCTCCCTGATAACTTCCATGTCGTCCCAGTAGGTTATCCTGTACTTGTAGCCACGGTTAGCAAAACCGAACTGCTGCACGTATTCCAGCCTGATCAGCTGATGCAGGTAACGGTGCTGCTGTGTCTTGCTCACACCTGTGGCTGCACGTACCTCGAAGCGGTTGAACTCATAGTCGCTGCCTTTCATTTGCACGAACTCCTTCAGCTGCTCAAAGAACTGCCGCAGGCTTCCGTCCAGCTCGTCCACCTTCAACACGATGCTCTCAAAGAGTATCTCGCAGGCCGCTCGCATGTCTTCTTTCTCAGTAATAAGCCTCCCCTGTCCGTCCTTCTTCCGACGGTACTGGTTGAGCAGGGTCACCTGCCGCACGATGCTCTGATACATTTCATTCAGCCTCCTGATTTTGTGGGCCTCCTCCGGCAGCTCCACTTTAGTGGCGTATGGGTTGATCACCTGGCTGGGCTGCAACAAACGCACGCAGTTCTGTATGAATTCAATTGCCCCCTGCTCCTGCTTTTCGTCCATTTCCCCGGCAGCCCTGCTGTTCTGGTAGCCAATCACTCGCCGGGTCTGCTCCCGACTCTCGTCCACCGCCACCAGAAAGCAGCGGCTGATGTTGTCCTCATAGTACTCGCCCTTCGTGGTGCAGGCCAGGCTGGCGATGGGGCCTTTCACCATCCGCTCGGTGGAGCGGATATAGCCGTCCTCGGATTTTGTGGAGGTTGAGCTGATCAACACGTCATTGCTCTGCAGCTCCCGGAGCGCCAGCTGTGCCTCTTCCTTCAGCCCGTCCACGTCCTCAAAGCAAAGCAGCTTATTTTGCAGGTCATATTCCCCGTAGTTGTAGAAGCTGGTCTGCGTTACCCTCGTGAACCGCTTTACATCCTCAGGCGGCATCAGCGTGCTGATGATCTTGAGCAGCCTGGTTTTGCCCGAGCCGCTGCTGCCCTGGATCAGGCCGTGCAGCGGCTCGGGCATTTTATAGGAGGTGGCAAGCACAAATAAGAAAAGGCGGTTCTCTTCCTCTCCTACCACACCAGCCCCACCTATTAACTCGTTGAATCGGTTCAGAAGATCTTGCTGCTGCATGAACCGGATACACTCCTTTGCCCTTGCTTCCGGCACGCGCACGACTGGCTGCGCCTGTTTGGTTTGCCCCTTCTGCAGGTACTGGTCGCGGTAGCTTTCCAGCAGGCTGGCAAGCAGCATCAGGTCCTGCTCGGTTTGATCGCGGCTGTGGCCCAAAGCTTCCATTACAGTATCAGCCGTGCTGGAAAGCTGCTTGTACTCGTACAGGTCCAGTTTACAACGGTAGTCCCGGTGCCCGCTGATAACCTGCAGCGAGATCTTCAGGCTGTCGAGCTGGGACTTTACGCCACCCTTCACAGCGTAGATAGCGGCAAGTCCGGTAAAGAGGATGTTATGGGGGTTTTCGGTATTGAGCTGACAGCCTTCTCCTTCTTTTGCGGCAGCAGTTGGCGTAAGGTTTAGCTTTTCCCTTACAGGCTCTGAAGTAAGTACAGACTTGTTTTTAATCAGGTGAACCAACGCATCTGGGCCCTGCCCGTTTACCACGTACTTTACATTCTCTTTAGCGGATATACCTGTTGTGCTGAACTTTATACCTGGCTGCAGCTCTTGCAGCAGGGTCCTACACCTGGCAATTTCTTCTTCCCCTGACTCACCGTCACAAGAGAAAAAGATGATTTCCTCCAACTGCGGAAGGTTGTTTATTGTCTCCCGGAGTTCTTCCGTGATGCGGTCGCAGGCAAGTATACTATAGCTGGCGATGATCTCCTCGCTCATCAGCAGCCTGGCAGCGTCCGGTATTGAAGTAGCAAGTATAAGATGTTTGGCTTCTGAATCAGGATAGTGCGGGTAAAGCCCCTGCGGGTCCTTCAGGTATAATTCTTTAGGTCCTGCTTCATTGGCTATACTGTGAAAGTACAGGCCGCTGATCTGGTTGTGCTTGTCCCGGAGCGCAAAGGCCAGGCATTGCTTACCAAAGGGGCTGTAAGCTTTCTCCCCCGTTCGGCTATTGGTCTGCCCCTTATCGAGTAAAAGCCCCACTTGCAGACAGTTTTCGATCAGTGTTTTTTCCTTCCGGCTGCCGTGGTGGAATTGTCCCGAGTTATACCCTATCTCTAACTTCGTGTGATCCAGGCCGTGGTGCTTCAGGTATGCTTTGGCGGGAGCGCTGTTATGCACCGCGTTTCTAAAGTAGGTGAACATCTCCAAAAGAAATTCCTCCCTGCTCAGCTTTGTGGCACCCTTTGCTTCTCCGTTGATCATAGCTTTGGCTTTCTCTATCGCCTTGTTTCGGGAACAGTTCTCCATGTGAAGTATAAAGTCAATCCCGTCCAGCTTTTTACCCTTCGTCTGACAGTCGGGGAAAAGGCAGCAGGCTGTTTGGGTTTTATAGTGGAGCTGCAAGCTGAAAGACGAATCTTCGTGGAAAGGGCAGTGAAGCCGCTGCTGTTTGTCGGGTTTAAGTCCGTAGTGGTGCAGCACCCTGGAAAGGGTGAGGTGGGATCTGGTTTCGTCTGTTTCCATGATAATCTCGCTTGTAGTTATAATATGCTGTAAGAGAAGGAAGCACAGAGTTAAGCTATTCGAATAGCCTTACCTTCTCCTCAAAAATCTGCTTTACCATTTCCTGCAGCTGCTTCACACGCTTAAAGAGCTCGTCTATCGTGACTGTGTAAAACCTGTATTCCGGTTCGTAGCGGGATTTCAGGTAGGCCTCATCCAATAGGTGCACCAGTTGCTTTTCTTCAGGTGTGTCGCGCGGAAAGACGGAGCTTAACTGCGGGGCAACACGGCGACTGTACCGGATAAGAGCCTTGATCGAATGGGTGCGCGTATCCTTTTCCATCAGCGAAATCAGGATTGCCCTGTAGGTGAGTTCTGCTGCCTGATGCAGCAGGAACGGTATTATTGCAGCATTGTCACAGCTGCGGGCACAGTCATAAAAAGCTTGCCCTCTGCCGTATCTCACCCTGAAGGTTTTCAAGGCAGTCTCCCTTATTATCGGGTACAGCTCCAAAGGCGTGGAGGGAAGTGGCTCGCTACCGTCGTCATAGACCAGGTTACATGGAGTGCAGGAAAGCGAATAGAAGATATGCCCCTGCTCCAATGCTTCCCGCACAGCGTCCGAGCGGTGCAGTGAGCAACTCACGTGCCTGCCGCGCAGGTTGGCAAACTCCACCAGTTCCTGATGCTCCCTGAAAAGGATATGGCTCCTGTAGGGCATCACCACCAGTAATTCCACGTAGGCCGCATCACCCGCCATGTCCGGCACGGGGCTGTTTAGCAGGAAAATCTTCTCGGGCCGGACCGCTTCGGCAAGGAAGTTCACAAGCTGGCGTACATCCGCTGACGTGTCCGTATGGGTACAGCGGTTTTCTATACCTGAATTCATTCCTATTCCTGATTTCATGTGGCTGAGGTTTCAGTCTCTGTGCTCTCTTCGTCCTGTTCAGACACATCACTCAGGATGTCTTCCCCGGCAACCAGCAAAAGTTTGAAGTAATAAGCCACTTCCAGCAGACGTTCCAGTTGCTCGTAGTGCAAAAGCAGATCATAATTCTCCGTGTCCTGGAAAAGGCTGGTGGAAGAGAGTGCGTACTCGGTCCACTCGTTAAACAGGCTCTTCCAGCCTTCGAGCGGCAGCGTGTTGAAGAAATTTTTTAGCACCAAGACAGGGTAATTTAACTCCCGCTGTCTCAGCCGCTGGATACTGGCCCCATACTCTAACTCGATATCGTCATATTCCAAGTGCATATGCCTGTCGTCCTCCATCCACTCCGCTGTACCTGGTGAAAAGTATGGTATGTTCACCTCACCGTCCCGCGCCTCTTTCTCCTGGAGCAGGAGCCAACAGCCTTCCATGAGCTTCTCCAAACGCTGTTGCAGTACCACAGCGTCCAGCGGCTGGCGCATCTGGTGCCAGCCGATCGGGCTGGCGGTAGCCTTCAGGTAACGCCACAGGTATATCCGCAGGTGGTATAAAGAGCTATAGTCAAACAGCTCATAAATTACCTTTACTGGCTCTTTTTGCTCCTCTTCCGAGAGGTGATTAATCCTGCTTTCTAAGTTAGTTTTCACGAATTCCATAGGTATACGCTCTTGTAATACCCTAATTTGGTACTTTACTCACGCATACCGAACCCATAGCCTGGGTACTTTACTCACAAGCATGTTTTTCTTACTCATGTAAAAACACTATATTTGGTTTTATGGAAACAACGATGAAACCAGCACATATTGGAAGAAAGATCAGCCGCATACGCGAACTGCGCGGCATAAAGCAGGAAACCCTGGCGCAGGAGTTGGGTGTGAGCCAGCAAACTGTTTCAAGAATAGAAACAAGCGAAAGTGTGGAAGAGGACATTCTGGCTAAAGTTGCCAAGATCTTAGGCGTGACCACAGACACGATCAAGAACTTCAGCGACGAGGCTGTGTTCAATTACTTCAACAATTTCAGCGACAACAGCATCAACCAAGGACCGATCGGTGCGCACAACACCTGCAATTTTAATCCCCTGGATAAGCTGATGGAAGTCTTGGAAGAAAATAAGAAACTGTATGAGCGCCTGCTCGAAAGCGAACGTGCGCAAAACGAGCTCCTGAAAAAGATGATTAAGGAGTAACAGATCCAAATGTATAAAGTACAAAGCCCGGCCCCAAAGGTCGGGCTTCTTTGTTTCTATACTTTCTGAAAAAGGACGTATAACCTTGCCGCGTTCAGTCGGGCCAGCGGCACGGCTGAACGCGGCAAGGCTCCTGGGGTAGAAGGGGCCGGAATAGCCCCTGGCCTTTTGTGCGGCTGGCTGATCAGGAGGCTCTAAGGTATAGCACCAACTATAAAGCAAAAAGCCCCCGGCTGATTCCGGGGGTTGGGGGTAAGATTTCAAGCGCGAAGCCGCTGCGAGCGGAAGCCATAGCCAGCCAGGAAGAGCACGAGGAACGAGGGCGGCTGGCTGTGCGGCGGCTGACCCGCAGGCGAGCAAAACGCGGGCTGTGGGTTTTGTTTTGGGCTTTCCTGCCGGAGGCATTTTACAACATCAAAAACAAAATAGAAACAGCCGTGAGGAGTACCGCAGCGAGCCGACCGAAAGGCAAAGCCATGGTGGAACGCAGCGCAGCGAGTAGACCATGGTGTGCCGAAGGGAGCGTGAGCGAGGAAACGGACGAACCCCGCTGTACCTGCCAATAGCTTTTTAAGTGGTAGTGGCTGTGGTTCTCTAGATGAACCGTTGAAAAGCAAAAGCCCAGTCCAAAGAGGAAAGGGCTGTCACTTCTATATTGGGGCGAAGACATTAGTTATGAACTTTTACTAGAGCAATAGCCTACTCCCAGAATGGAGCTTGTTTAAAATTTTGTTCTTCTTCCAACAAATTTTTTATTTCCTCAAATCCTTTTACTACTTCCTCTACTGCCTCTGATAAGTCATCATGAAAATAGTCTTGGTAGAAAATTGCAGGCCATAAAGTTACATCATTGCTACTCCAAATTTTCAATTGCCAATACTTTGATACCTTTCCATCTATTACATCAAAAAATTCTAAAGGCGCCTGTGCCAAATTTCCTGAATCAGAAAAATAGTCTATATATCTGGAGCCATCAGCATTAATCTGAACTCCATATACTAAATATAATTTCCCAATAGTCACATGATAATCTTGATTAATTGATTGAATCAGATCAGAACTATTAAGTAAAGAATCATTCTTGATATTAGAAATACATCGTACTATCATTTCTGCTTAATTATTAATCTTTTTAAATACTTTTCCTCTACTTTTTCCATTTTTCATTCACTATACTTTTCATATTGAATCTTTGTCCTGTAACTATATTTTCTTCCCAATGTGTAGAGAGTTTAACACCATCGCCTGCAGGATAAGCTGAACTTGACTTTTTGACATATTGATGTGGCTCCCCTCCATGTTGTTTAGCCAATTCTTCTGCTTTTCTTAATGGTTTCTTACTACTACCTCCTGCAATTACTTCACCAGCTTCACCCATTTGTTGCTGACTGGCAACTTTTTTATTTAATCTAACAAGCTCAGGTGAACCACTCTTGGATACATTAACTACCCCATCTGCAGCGGCCTCTACAACATCTACACCGGCTTTTTTTACCCCAGCAGTCCTCGCTAGCAAACCTGCCGGACCTGCTCCGGGAGCCGCTGTGGCAACAGTTAGTGCGCTTATGAGCACGGCTTTTCCCACTTCACCATCACCAATCTCGACTACATTAGCTTGCCTTCCATTTTCCCCGTAGGTATAGTTAACTGCCTTTACGGAAATATTATCGCTAAACTGTGAGCCAACCGCTGTTGCTAAAGTCACTAGGCTGGAAGCCATATTGTCCCTAAAATCCCAATAGACATTTTCAACGGTTGTACCTAAGCCTCCCGAGCCATCCCCGGGCCCATTTGGCCACATCCCATCTGGATCAGTAAATCTAATCGGATTGTTGAAAGTATAATTGTACGGGCTCCACCTTCTGCCTTGCTCCGCCAGCGGGTCCACCACATGCCACCTTCCGATCTGGGCGTCATACATCCTAGCCCCGTAGTCCATCCAGTTGAGCCCCAGCTCTGTCTGCTTCTCCTTACCGTTGTACTGGAAGAACTGTGCACCTGCACCAGTTTTTCCCTATGGAGCAACTTCCCCTATGGCACACTTTTGTAAAAGAACGTTTGGCTGCTTATACCTTCCATAAGTATAGTGAATTCTGTATCTATTCCTATACCTGTCGAACAAGGTATACCTATGCCCTATACCTTAACTGGTATTCCGAACACCAACTTATATGTAGCTCTATGACGAGATGTAGCAAGGGGGTATCATGATTTTTGGGAACACGGAACACCAGCGGCCAAAACCTGCCTGATTGGTTGCATTCGCACTTTCACCCCCTTTCTGGCGTTCCAACTGGTGTTCCTTGGCGTACCATACCTTCCTTTGCGGGTCGTAGCTATACCTTGCGTTCCTAATTTATGCTCAGGTATACAGGTGATTGTTCACACTGCTATACCTAATTATACCTGCCTGCCACAGGTATACCTGGCTGCTTTTTCCTAAGATGGTGTTTTACCCGCGCGTACCGTACCCAAAACGCTAGTAATTTACTTGCTTGCTGTTTTTCTTACTCGGCTGAAAATGCTATATTTGGTACTATGGAAGCAACTATGAAACCTTCGCACATCGGCCGCAAGATCAGCCGTATTCGTGAACTCCGCGGCATTAAGCAAGAAGCATTAGCCTTTGAACTAGGTGTGAGCCAGCAAAGTGTCTCACGGATGGAGCAAAGCGAGAATGTGGAAGAGGAAACGCTGCAGAAGGTGGCAAAAATTCTGGGTGTATCCACCGAAGCTATTAAGAATTATAATGATGAGGCTGTACTCAACATTATTTCCAATACCTTCAACAACCATGACAACTCAGCTACCCTACAGGGGCATATCATTCACTATAGCCCATCATTCAATCCCATAGATAAGCTAATGGAAGTTATCGAGGAGAATAAGAAACTGTATGAGCGCCTGCTAGAAAGCGAACGAGCGCAAAACGAGCTCCTGAAAAAGATGATCAAGGACTAACATGTCCTAAAGTGCAAGGTATAGAGCCCGGCCCAAAAGGTCGGGCTTTTTTGTTTCTATACCTAAGCTGAACGAGCAAGGTATAAGTCTAACCTTGCCGCGTTCAGTCGGACCATCGGCACGGCTGGACGTGGCAAGGCTCCTGGGGTGGAAGGGGCGGGAATAGCCCCTTGGCCTGGTGCGGCTGGCGGATCAGCTGGCCCTCAGGTATACCACCAACTACAAGGTATAGGTATAGCGCCTGCCACAAGGTATAGCACTAACAATAAACAAAAAGCCCCCGGTTGATGCCCGGGGGTTGGGGGTAAGATTTCAAGCGCGAAGCCGCTGCGAGCGGAAGCCAAAGCCAGCCAGGAGAAGAACACCCGTGAGAGTGGGCGGCTGGCTGTGCGGCGGCTGACCCGCAGGCGAGCATAACGTGGGATGCGGCTGGGCTGGCCGTGGCTGAACGATAGTGAAGCGGCGGACAGCACAGAGAGAGCAGCCGTGAGGAGCAGCACAGCGTGTGGAAGTAGGCAGAGCAGACGAGCCACGGCTGACGAAGGAAGCGGTGGAACGGCTGCGGTGGTGCAAGGGCGGCGAGGCACGAGCAGGCGAAGCGAACCCTTGAACCACTGCCTGCTGGAACTAAGTGAGCAGCACACGAACCCCGCTGGACCTGCTTAGGCCTTTGTCTTGGCAGGAGTTCTAACATTCTGAATGTGACAGAAAGTAGAAGCCATTACCTGAGCAGAAAGGGCTTCTATTATAGCATTGTCCCGTCCTAAAATAGGTTGACAGAAAAATCAACCTTATATGGAAAAAGCAGCAGAGAAAAAAAGCAAGCGCACCCAGCGTGACTATACCTTGGGCTTTAAATTGGCCGTAGTGGCTGAGGTCGAGCAGGGCGATCTGACCTACAAACAAGCCCAGAAAAAGTACGGTATCCAGGGCAGAAGCACCGTTTTGGTTTGGCTTCGTAAGCACGGCAGATTAACTTGGGACTTCAATCCAAGCGCTATGCCCCAGACACCCAACCAACGCATCAAAGAACTAGAGGCCCAACTGGCCGCAGCTGAGAAAAGAGCCAAGGAAGCCGAGCTCAAGGCCAAATTGCTGGACACCATCATTGACGTGGCCGAGGGGCAGATGGGGATCCAGATCCGAAAAAAGCCACTGGCCAAGCCGTCGAACACCTCCGCCAGGAAGGGCAAATAAGCCTTTCCCTGGCCTGTAGACTGCTTGGCCACAGCAGACAAGCCTACTATCAGCGGCAGGCAAGAGTTCTGGAACAAAAGCAGATCGCCGATCAGCTCGTGGAGCTGGCGGGCCAGATCCGCCTGCAGATGCCGCGCCTGGGCACCCGTAAGCTCTATCACCTGCTGAAAGAGCAGCTCGAGGTGGGACGAGACAAGCTCTTTGCAATTCTAAGAGAAAGGGGCCTGCTGGTGAGGCCCCGCAAGAGCTACCATAAAACGACTGATTCAAAGCACTGGATGAAAAAGCACAGGAACCTGGTGGAGGGGCTCAAAATAGAGCGCCCCGAGCAGGTGTGGGTCTCTGACATCACCTACATCCCCACCAGAGAAGGCCACAGCTACCTTTCGCTGGTCACTGATGCCTACTCCAAGAAGATCATGGGCTACCACCTCTCGGAGGACCTGCGGGCAGAGGGGCCTCTGCAGGCCCTGAGGATGGCCATCGAGCAGAAGAAGTACGGCTACGGGCTAATTCACCACTCCGACCGGGGGCTGCAGTACTGCTCTGCAGACTACCAGCAGCTGCTGGAGAAGGCGCAGATAAAACCGAGCATGACCGAGCAATACGACCCTTACCAGAATGCGGTGGCCGAGCGCGTGAACGGCATTTTGAAGGACGAGTTCGCCCTGGCGCGGGGCTTTGCCCACCACCTGGAGGCCGTGGCAGTGATCGCTGAGTCTGTGGACATCTATAACAGGCAGAGGCCCCACCTCTCGTGCCACCTGCTCACACCCGAGCAGATGCACCGGCAGGATAAATTAGAGGTAAAGCAGTGGAAAAAGAAAACCTCCAACACAAACGCATGGGAGGTCTCAAATTAAAAAGTAATTTCGTCTCAAACCCGTCAACTTATTTCAGGACGAGACACATTGAATTATGTCGCGGTTTTGTAGCCCATGCCAGCGGAGCTTTTAATTTAATGCAAAAACGAGATCTAGGTTTACTATAATATTTCTATTAGATTCTGGTAGTAACTGCAGAAAGCCATAAATAAACGAGATACACTAACCATTTTGGGTTTACTCCCTGATATCACAATTTTAACTTATCTAATATGGAATTGTAGCATTATCTTCATCAAATTCTCTTCCTTTTTCATCAAACAGTAGATACAATCGGCTAATTTCTGATATTACCATTTCTTCAAAAGATGTCCATTGTATTTTCGACTCAGCATTCCATCTTTCACAACAATGAACGATATTGGTTTTCTTATCTATATATAGGTGGGAACCATCCCAATTATACCCGCCAATGAAGAAGTAACTTTCACTTGCACCCTCTGGTCTTTCATGAAGGTTGGGTGTCAATAGAGAATAAGGTTGTCTGATATTTCCATCAACATTGCGGTTAATTTGTCTTCTTAAACCATACAGACTAAATGTTGAGGATAACACATTTAAGCCATTTGCATAATTCATTAAAAACTCTCTGTATTCTTTTGGAATACTAGTCTTTAGCTCGTTCTCTAAATCACTTATTTCTTCTTTGCTTAATGAAGGGTATATAATATTTAGCCAAGCTTTCGGACCAAGATGTGGAGCTCTTCCTAATAGTATAGCCCTATTTGGTGTTACCTCTTTCCCAAGGCTTTCAAATTTATACACGAGTTCATCAATTTTGCTTTTATCCATATCAAGTTTATTAAATCACTGACGTTTCTTTAAATCTCCGTTAGTTTCATTTTTAAAGTTTCCTTTATGCCTTTCAAGGTGCTCTTTCTGAGTGACAAATTCAATGTTATTAGGATCTCCAGCTTTATCAGGATGGTGTTTCACGTTGTTTATATGATGTCCTTTATAACCTTTTACCTTTCCATTTGCTTTTAATTCCTTTAACTCTGATTTAGTCCAGTTCCTAGTTCCTTCTGCTCCACTTTCAACAAGTGCCTTTTCTTCTTTCCAAGCTTTTCTTACAGCACCTTGCCGAGCGTTCTTAAGACTTTTTGCATCTTGTACGGCATCAATAGCATTGGTAATTGTGTCGAAATGTTTACCAGCTTTTCCAAGCTTCAAAACATCTCCTCCTGGTGCTACAGAAATGCCGCTGATAAT is a genomic window containing:
- a CDS encoding HEPN domain-containing protein; protein product: MKSGIGMNSGIENRCTHTDTSADVRQLVNFLAEAVRPEKIFLLNSPVPDMAGDAAYVELLVVMPYRSHILFREHQELVEFANLRGRHVSCSLHRSDAVREALEQGHIFYSLSCTPCNLVYDDGSEPLPSTPLELYPIIRETALKTFRVRYGRGQAFYDCARSCDNAAIIPFLLHQAAELTYRAILISLMEKDTRTHSIKALIRYSRRVAPQLSSVFPRDTPEEKQLVHLLDEAYLKSRYEPEYRFYTVTIDELFKRVKQLQEMVKQIFEEKVRLFE
- a CDS encoding helix-turn-helix domain-containing protein, which translates into the protein MKPAHIGRKISRIRELRGIKQETLAQELGVSQQTVSRIETSESVEEDILAKVAKILGVTTDTIKNFSDEAVFNYFNNFSDNSINQGPIGAHNTCNFNPLDKLMEVLEENKKLYERLLESERAQNELLKKMIKE
- a CDS encoding helix-turn-helix domain-containing protein, which codes for MKPSHIGRKISRIRELRGIKQEALAFELGVSQQSVSRMEQSENVEEETLQKVAKILGVSTEAIKNYNDEAVLNIISNTFNNHDNSATLQGHIIHYSPSFNPIDKLMEVIEENKKLYERLLESERAQNELLKKMIKD
- a CDS encoding IS3 family transposase (programmed frameshift) → MEKAAEKKSKRTQRDYTLGFKLAVVAEVEQGDLTYKQAQKKYGIQGRSTVLVWLRKHGRLTWDFNPSAMPQTPNQRIKELEAQLAAAEKRAKEAELKAKLLDTIIDVAEGQMGIQIRKKPLAKPVEHLRQEGQISLSLACRLLGHSRQAYYQRQARVLEQKQIADQLVELAGQIRLQMPRLGTRKLYHLLKEQLEVGRDKLFAILRERGLLVRPRKSYHKTTDSKHWMKKHRNLVEGLKIERPEQVWVSDITYIPTREGHSYLSLVTDAYSKKIMGYHLSEDLRAEGPLQALRMAIEQKKYGYGLIHHSDRGLQYCSADYQQLLEKAQIKPSMTEQYDPYQNAVAERVNGILKDEFALARGFAHHLEAVAVIAESVDIYNRQRPHLSCHLLTPEQMHRQDKLEVKQWKKKTSNTNAWEVSN
- a CDS encoding SMI1/KNR4 family protein, with amino-acid sequence MDKSKIDELVYKFESLGKEVTPNRAILLGRAPHLGPKAWLNIIYPSLSKEEISDLENELKTSIPKEYREFLMNYANGLNVLSSTFSLYGLRRQINRNVDGNIRQPYSLLTPNLHERPEGASESYFFIGGYNWDGSHLYIDKKTNIVHCCERWNAESKIQWTSFEEMVISEISRLYLLFDEKGREFDEDNATIPY